The following are encoded together in the Bubalus kerabau isolate K-KA32 ecotype Philippines breed swamp buffalo chromosome 3, PCC_UOA_SB_1v2, whole genome shotgun sequence genome:
- the HSPD1 gene encoding 60 kDa heat shock protein, mitochondrial, whose protein sequence is MLRLPAVLRQMRPVSRALAPHLTRAYAKDVKFGADARALMLQGVDLLADAVAVTMGPKGRTVIIEQSWGSPKVTKDGVTVAKSIDLKDKYKNIGAKLVQDVANNTNEEAGDGTTTATVLARSIAKEGFEKISKGANPVEIRRGVMLAVDAVIAELKKQSKPVTTPEEIAQVATISANGDKEIGNIISDAMKKVGRKGVITVKDGKTLNDELEIIEGMKFDRGYISPYFINTSKGQKCEFQDAYVLLSEKKISSVQSIVPALEIANAHRKPLVIIAEDVDGEALSTLVLNRLKVGLQVVAVKAPGFGDNRKNQLKDMAIATGGAVFGEEGLNLNLEDVQPHDLGKVGEVIVTKDDAMLLKGKGDKAQIEKRIQEIIEQLDITTSEYEKEKLNERLAKLSDGVAVLKVGGTSDVEVNEKKDRVTDALNATRAAVEEGIVLGGGCALLRCIPALESITPANEDQKTGIEIIKKTLKIPAMTIAKNAGVEGSLIVEKIMQSSSEVGYDAMLGDFVNMVEKGIIDPTKVVRTALLDAAGVASLLTTAEVVVTEIPKEEKDPGMGGMGGMGGGMGGGMF, encoded by the exons ATGCTTCGATTACCCGCAGTCCTTCGTCAAATGAGGCCAGTGTCTAGGGCACTGGCTCCTCATCTCACTCGGGCTTATGCCAAAGATGTAAAATTCGGTGCAGATGCTCGAGCCTTAATGCTTCAAGGTGTAGACCTTTTAGCCGATGCTGTAGCCGTTACTATGGGGCCAAAG GGAAGGACAGTGATTATTGAACAGAGTTGGGGAAGTCCCAAAGTGACAAAAGATGGTGTGACTGTTGCAAAGTCTattgatttaaaagataaatataaaaatattggcGCTAAACTTGTTCAAGATGTTGCCAATAACACAAACGAAGAGGCCGGGGATGGCACCACTACCGCTACTGTACTGGCACGCTCTATTGCCAAGGAAGGCTTCGAGAAGATTAGCAAAGGTGCTAATCCAGTGGAAATCAGGAGAG GTGTGATGTTAGCTGTTGATGCTGTAATTGCTGAACTTAAGAAGCAGTCTAAACCTGTGACAACCCCTGAAGAGATTGCTCAG GTTGCTACAATTTCTGCAAATGGAGACAAAGAAATTGGCAACATCATTTCTGATGCCATGAAAAAAGTTGGAAGAAAGGGTGTTATCACAGTAAAG GATGGAAAAACACTGAATGATGAATTAGAAATTATTGAAGGCATGAAGTTTGACAGAGGATATATTTCTCCATACTTTATTAATACATCAAAAG GTCAGAAATGTGAATTCCAAGATGCATATGTTCTATTGagtgaaaagaaaatttctagTGTCCAGTCCATTGTTCCTGCTCTTGAAATTGCCAATGCTCACCGGAAGCCCTTGGTCATAATTGCTGAAGATGTGGACGGAGAAGCTCTAAGTACCCTTGTTTTGAATAG GCTGAAAGTTGGTCTTCAAGTTGTGGCAGTCAAAGCTCCAGGTTTTGGTGACAATAGAAAGAACCAGCTTAAAGACATGGCTATTGCTACTGGTGGTGCA gTATTTGGAGAAGAAGGACTAAATCTAAATCTAGAAGATGTTCAGCCTCATGACTTAGGAAAAGTTGGAGAGGTCATTGTGACCAAAGATGATGCCATGCTCTTGAAAGGAAAAGGTGACAAGGCTCAAATTGAAAAGCGTATCCAAGAGATCATTGAGCAGTTAGATATCACAACTAgcgaatatgaaaaggaaaaactgaatgaACGTCTGGCAAAACTCTCAGATGGTGTTGCTGTGTTGAAG gTTGGTGGGACAAGTGATGTTGAAGTGAATGAAAAGAAAGACAGAGTTACAGATGCTCTTAATGCCACACGAGCTGCTGTTGAAGAAGGCATTGTTCTGGGAGGGGGCTGTGCCCTGCTTCGGTGCATTCCAGCCTTGGAGTCAATAACTCCAGCTAATGAAGATCAAAAAACAG gtatagaaataattaaaaaaacactcaaaATTCCTGCAATGACCATTGCTAAGAATGCAGGTGTTGAAGGATCATTGATAGTTGAGAAAATTATGCAGAGTTCTTCAGAAGTCGGTTATGATGCTATGCTTGGAGATTTTGTGAATATGGTGGAAAAAGGAATCATTGATCCAACTAAG GTTGTAAGAACTGCATTACTGGATGCTGCCGGAGTGGCCTCTCTCTTAACAACAGCAGAAGTTGTCGTCACAGAAATTCCTAAAGAAGAGAAGGATCCCGGAATGGGTGGCATGGGTGGAATGGGAGGTGGCATGGGAGGTGGCATGTTCTAA